One window of the Clupea harengus chromosome 20, Ch_v2.0.2, whole genome shotgun sequence genome contains the following:
- the gpx3 gene encoding glutathione peroxidase 3 translates to MGSREKQWIVPVVLLGLLQLSSGDPNKQICSPTSGTIHDHGAKTINGSENINLGQYAGKTVLILNVATYUGLTFQYLELNALHEELKGHGFTILGFPCDQFGKQEPGSNHEILPTLKYVRPGNGFVPNFQLFQKGDVNGLYEQGLFTFLKKTCPPVGESFGNPTNRLFWDPLKGTDVKWNFEKFLVGPDGKPVMRWYARVNVSDVRADILRYFQKLYS, encoded by the exons ATGGGGAGCCGAGAGAAACAGTGGATTGTTCCGGTGGTTCTTTTAGGACTGCTTCAGTTGAGTAGTGGAGATCCAAATAAGCAG ATTTGCTCTCCCACCTCGGGCACCATCCACGACCATGGAGCTAAAACTATAAATGGGTCTGAAAACATCAATTTAGGCCAGTACGCTGGGAAGACGGTCCTCATTCTAAATGTTGCCACTTACTGAGGACTAACTTTCCAGTATCTGG AACTGAATGCACTACACGAGGAGTTGAAAGGTCATGGATTCACCATTCTTGGGTTTCCATGCGACCAGTTTGGCAAACAAGAGCCTGGAAGCAACCATGAAATTCTGCCCACTCTAAA GTATGTACGCCCAGGCAATGGGTTTGTCCCCAACTTCCAGCTGTTTCAAAAAGGTGACGTGAATGGTCTGTATGAACAAGGCCTCTTCACGTTCCTCAAA AAAACTTGTCCACCTGTTGGAGAGAGCTTTGGGAATCCCACAAACAGGCTGTTCTGGGATCCTTTGAAGGGGACCGACGTCAAGTGGAACTTTGAGAAGTTCCTGGTTGGGCCAGATGGCAAGCCTGTGATGCGGTGGTACGCGAGGGTGAACGTCTCTGATGTCCGAGCAGACATCCTGAGATACTTCCAGAAACTCTACTCCTAA
- the dctn4 gene encoding dynactin subunit 4 isoform X1 — translation MASLLQPDRVLYLVRGEKKIRSALSQLYFCRYCSELRSLECVSHEVDSHYCPSCLENMPSAEAKLKKNRCANCFDCPCCMHTLSTRATNIPAPLPDDPTKTTMKKAYYLACGFCRWTSRDVGMADKSVASGGWQEPENPHTQRINKLIEYYQQLAQREKLERDRKKLARRRPFMPQAFSQHTIHVVEKYGLGTRLQRHRSGAPITSLYGLSLKEGEDQKEITIEPAQALDEVEPLPEDYYTRPVNLPEVTTLRQRLLQPDFQPAGASQLHPKHKHLLIKRSLRCRKCEHNLSKPEFNPTSIKFKIQLVAVSYIPEVRIMSIPNLRHMKESQVLLTLTNPVEHVTHVTLIACEEGDSDDVNSTAKVMVPSKELVLAGKDAAAEYDELAEPQDFQDDPDVVAFRKSNKMGFFIKVVPQREEGDVTVAFRMRHDFRNLAAPIRPSEEGEAPTEAVWLTHHVELSLGPLAP, via the exons ATGGCGTCCCTTCTGCAGCCAGACAGGGTACTCTACCTAGTTCGCGGAGAGAAAAAGATCCGATCCGCGTTGTCTCAACTATACTTCTGCCGTTATTGCAGCGAATTGCGTTCACTGGAATGTGTGTCACATGAA GTGGATTCACACTACTGCCCTAGTTGCCTGGAAAATATGCCGTCAGCAGAGGCAAAACTTAAAAAGAACAG GTGTGCCAACTGCTTTGACTGCCCATGTTGCATGCATACTCTGTCCACTCGAGCCACCAACATACCTGCCCCCCTTCCCGATGACCCCACTAAGACTACCATGAAGAAGGCCTACTATCTGGCTTGTGGGTTCTGTCGCTGGACCTCCCGAGATGTGGGCATGGCAGACAAATCCGTTG cCAGTGGAGGATGGCAAGAACCAGAGAACCCGCATACTCAGAGG atcaaTAAGCTGATCGAGTACTATCAGCAGCTAGcccagagagagaaactggagagggacaggaagaaGCTGGCCAGGAGGCGGCCTTTCATGCCCCAGGCCTTCTCG CAACACACTATTCACGTGGTG GAGAAGTATGGCTTGGGAACCAGGCTTCAGAGACACCGGTCAGGCGCTCCCATCACCAGTCTCTACGGCCTGTC CCTTAAAGAAGGGGAGGATCAAAAAGAGATCACCATTGAGCCTGCACAGGCCTTGGACGAGGTGGAGCCGCTGCCTGAAGACTACTACACCCGACCCGTCAACCTCCCAGAGG tgaccACCCTGCGGCAGAGGCTTCTCCAGCCAGACTTCCAGCCGGCGGGGGCGTCTCAGCTGCACCCCAAACACAAGCACCTCCTGATCAAACGCTCACTGCGCTGCAGG aaATGTGAGCACAACCTGAGCAAGCCGGAGTTTAATCCAACTTCTATAAAGTTCAAAATCCAGCTGGTGGCTGT GAGTTACATCCCTGAAGTGAGAATAATGTCCATCCCCAACCTTCGACACATGAAG GAGAGTCAGGTGTTGCTGACCCTCACCAACCCAGTGGAGCACGTCACCCACGTCACCCTGATCGCCTGTGAGGAGGGCGACTCCGACGACGTCAACAGCACTGCCAAG GTTATGGTTCCTTCAAAGGAGCTGGTTTTGGCAGGGAAGGATGCGGCCGCAGAGTATGATGAACTGGCTGAACCACAAGACTTCCAGGATGACCCAGA TGTGGTGGCGTTCCGGAAGTCCAACAAGATGGGCTTCTTCATCAAGGTGGTGCCGCAGCGCGAGGAGGGCGACGTCACCGTGGCGTTCCGGATGCGCCACGACTTCCGCAACCTGGCCGCGCCCATCCGGCCCAGCGAGGAAGGCGAGGCCCCCACCGAGGCCGTCTGGCTCACACACCACGTGGAGCTGAGCTTGGGgcctctggcaccctga
- the dctn4 gene encoding dynactin subunit 4 isoform X2: protein MASLLQPDRVLYLVRGEKKIRSALSQLYFCRYCSELRSLECVSHEVDSHYCPSCLENMPSAEAKLKKNRCANCFDCPCCMHTLSTRATNIPAPLPDDPTKTTMKKAYYLACGFCRWTSRDVGMADKSVASGGWQEPENPHTQRINKLIEYYQQLAQREKLERDRKKLARRRPFMPQAFSEKYGLGTRLQRHRSGAPITSLYGLSLKEGEDQKEITIEPAQALDEVEPLPEDYYTRPVNLPEVTTLRQRLLQPDFQPAGASQLHPKHKHLLIKRSLRCRKCEHNLSKPEFNPTSIKFKIQLVAVSYIPEVRIMSIPNLRHMKESQVLLTLTNPVEHVTHVTLIACEEGDSDDVNSTAKVMVPSKELVLAGKDAAAEYDELAEPQDFQDDPDVVAFRKSNKMGFFIKVVPQREEGDVTVAFRMRHDFRNLAAPIRPSEEGEAPTEAVWLTHHVELSLGPLAP from the exons ATGGCGTCCCTTCTGCAGCCAGACAGGGTACTCTACCTAGTTCGCGGAGAGAAAAAGATCCGATCCGCGTTGTCTCAACTATACTTCTGCCGTTATTGCAGCGAATTGCGTTCACTGGAATGTGTGTCACATGAA GTGGATTCACACTACTGCCCTAGTTGCCTGGAAAATATGCCGTCAGCAGAGGCAAAACTTAAAAAGAACAG GTGTGCCAACTGCTTTGACTGCCCATGTTGCATGCATACTCTGTCCACTCGAGCCACCAACATACCTGCCCCCCTTCCCGATGACCCCACTAAGACTACCATGAAGAAGGCCTACTATCTGGCTTGTGGGTTCTGTCGCTGGACCTCCCGAGATGTGGGCATGGCAGACAAATCCGTTG cCAGTGGAGGATGGCAAGAACCAGAGAACCCGCATACTCAGAGG atcaaTAAGCTGATCGAGTACTATCAGCAGCTAGcccagagagagaaactggagagggacaggaagaaGCTGGCCAGGAGGCGGCCTTTCATGCCCCAGGCCTTCTCG GAGAAGTATGGCTTGGGAACCAGGCTTCAGAGACACCGGTCAGGCGCTCCCATCACCAGTCTCTACGGCCTGTC CCTTAAAGAAGGGGAGGATCAAAAAGAGATCACCATTGAGCCTGCACAGGCCTTGGACGAGGTGGAGCCGCTGCCTGAAGACTACTACACCCGACCCGTCAACCTCCCAGAGG tgaccACCCTGCGGCAGAGGCTTCTCCAGCCAGACTTCCAGCCGGCGGGGGCGTCTCAGCTGCACCCCAAACACAAGCACCTCCTGATCAAACGCTCACTGCGCTGCAGG aaATGTGAGCACAACCTGAGCAAGCCGGAGTTTAATCCAACTTCTATAAAGTTCAAAATCCAGCTGGTGGCTGT GAGTTACATCCCTGAAGTGAGAATAATGTCCATCCCCAACCTTCGACACATGAAG GAGAGTCAGGTGTTGCTGACCCTCACCAACCCAGTGGAGCACGTCACCCACGTCACCCTGATCGCCTGTGAGGAGGGCGACTCCGACGACGTCAACAGCACTGCCAAG GTTATGGTTCCTTCAAAGGAGCTGGTTTTGGCAGGGAAGGATGCGGCCGCAGAGTATGATGAACTGGCTGAACCACAAGACTTCCAGGATGACCCAGA TGTGGTGGCGTTCCGGAAGTCCAACAAGATGGGCTTCTTCATCAAGGTGGTGCCGCAGCGCGAGGAGGGCGACGTCACCGTGGCGTTCCGGATGCGCCACGACTTCCGCAACCTGGCCGCGCCCATCCGGCCCAGCGAGGAAGGCGAGGCCCCCACCGAGGCCGTCTGGCTCACACACCACGTGGAGCTGAGCTTGGGgcctctggcaccctga